The nucleotide sequence AATCAGGCGGCGGGCAACCTCCTGCTCATTCAGCCCTGTTTGTAAAGGAGCGACAGCGATGCTCTCCTGTGGCCTCACCTGTTCTTGAGCAGCAGCGTTCAGAGCCTGTTCCTGCGGCATTCCGGTTGGCGGGGGAGGAGGAGGAGTCGTGGCAACCTGGGCCGGGCTTGCTTGCGGGTTATACTGCATCCCTCCCCCTCCGGTTGTCTGTCGCTGCGAGGCCTGTTTACTTGTTCGATATATTTCGTAGGCCCCTACCCCCAGGCCAATGGCAGTGAGTAGGCCTTTGCCAGACGTCAAATTCCCGGTAAGATTATCAAGCAGCGAACTCTTTTTTGCAACGTGATGCGAAGCGCTGTTCTGCCGGTAGTATTTGTCTTTCCCTTTATGCTTATGCTTTTTATTATATTTTTTGTACTTCTTTTTAAACTGGTTCCCGCCGGAACCCGTTACCTCATGCAGCAGCTTACCAAGCAATTTTTCAACGTCCATAGATGCTCCTGAAAAGGGATAAATATTCTGCCTCTGCCTTGCAATGGGAAAAAATGATTCCCAGTACCTTTCTGATAGAATCAGTCTATTGTACCGAGTGCGTCGTTGGAAGCAAGGAGAATCCGATCGTTTCCTCAGAGAATCCTCAGGCCCCTCAGATAGATCATCTCCATATCTCTAATCTCCTGTAACTCCTGTGACTTTATTTTCATCCCCTCTCTTTTTCTTTTCTGGCAGTAAAGCTCACCGTTCGCTCATTCTTTCACAGTATTTTACGCAAAATCAATTCCAGACGGTTTGCTGCTCCACGCGTGGAAGGGCGAGCAGGCATTGAATAACATTTCCCTCTCCATCATGGTTCCGCAACATTTTCAGGCGGTTCTGTAACAAGTACATTTGTCCCCAGGTCGTCTAAAACCTGTTGTTCAAGGCCATCTTCCCTGGCTCGCAATCTGGCTAACTTCTCCGGACTATATTTTCTCGGCAACTTCCCAAGGTTACAAATAGGTTCCCCAGGACTGATAGCAGGCAAACTCGTCATTCCTATCACTACTCCATTAAATGGCGCATAAAGCGTACTTTGATCCTCACCCAAGATCGTTGAACTGGTTGCTATAGGCTGGCCCTTTTCTACGATATCACCAGGTTTGATATGAAAATCAAGAAACCCTCCCCGCTCTGCCCGAATCCATTTTGATTTTTCAAGCACGATTTGATAAGCAGGGCTTTCGATCCTGCCCTCCAGCATATGCAGTTCACGCAGGATATTTTTCACACCGCGAACAGCTGTTTCGACAATGCCTGGTTCTACCTTCCACACCTCGCCTCCTTCCATAATAATAGTCGGACAGCCAGCTGAACATGCCTCCCGACGAAAGGAACTTTTTGGTCCTTTACTATTCACTATGATTTCAGCTCCAAATGCCTCAGCCAGTCGGCGAACATGACGGTCTGTCAAATCACCTCGAACTGTGGGGTAATTGGTTCGCCGGACCGATGCAGTATGGAGATCAATGCCGTAATCAGACCGCATGACAATCTCATGAAAGATTGTAAAGGCCATACGGCTGGCAAGACTTCCGTCAGCAAGGCCGGGAAAGGAACGGTTCAAATCCCGACGATCAGGCAGGTAGCGGGAATGGCGTTCAAAGGCAAGTACATTGAGGACCGGGATCAAGACAAGAGCTCCTCGCTCAATCTGAAGATCATCATCCTGAATGAGTTGACGAATAGCGCCACAACCATTGATCTCGTCACCGTGCAGGGCTCCGGTCACAAACACGACTGGTCCCTCTTCCTTTGCTCGACGTATATGAATTTGAATATCCACGGTCATGCTGCTATAACTCTCGCCCACAGCAAGCTGGACATTACCTGCTTCCCCTGGCGCGATTGTTTCGCCAAACCAATCAAACATGGCTGTTCGTGAATCTGGTCTATTCATGGTCGATCATATCTGTCTCGGTGTGAATGAACACAGAGTCGATCGTCCCAGATTCTTTGTAGACCTCATCGGCAACAGGAAGCTCAGGTAAATTTTTTACTTTTGGTTGCTGTTTACGACGGACCTTCTTTGGCGTCATATCACGCATCAGCTCAAGTTTGCCAAAGCAGAGCAGACGGTCCCCTGCAAACAATTCCCGCTCAGATTTTGGATTCGGTATAACCTTTGCGTTTCGATGGAGGGTCAGGACCACAATGTCTTTTTCGCGTAACCGTGATTCGTGAATAGTTTTCCCTATATACTCAGAACGTTCTGGAATATGAATCTCTGCAACCCCATAGCCACGACTTACTGTCAACCGTTGACGCAGATCAATCTCCGGGAAGTTCACCTGCGCTGCGATGTAGTCAATGATTGAGCCAGCAATATCAAGTTGCGTACACCCTTCAATACCCTCTAAGCCAGGGGAGGAGTTCACCTCCATAATCTGTGGACCATCCTTTCCTTCAAGCAGGTCCACTCCCGCCACCCGTAGGCCTAATATTTGTGCTGCCCGCACAGCGGTCTCAGTGTACAATTCATCAAGAACCACAGGCTCAGTAATGCCACCTCGATGGACATTACTACGAAATTCCTGGCCTTGGGCAACCCGTCGCATCGCCCCTACGACCCGATCACCAACAACAAAGGCCCGGATATCCCTCCCCTTGCTTTCTTTAACAAATTTTTGAATAAGCACACTCTGTTTTTGACTCTGCAAGAGTTCGACAATCCCCGCAGCCGTACTGAGCGTATCTGCCAGAATGACGCCGATACCTTGCGTGCCTTCGATTAATTTGATAACAACAGGGGCCCCGCCGACTCGCTCAATAGCCGGAAGAACATCCTTTTTATCACGGACAAAGGTCGTTTTCGGAATACCGATAGAGTGTCGACTGAGTATCTGCAAACTTCGTAACTTATCTCTTGAGTTGGCAATACTTGCGGATGAGTTTGCACAAAACACATCCATCTGTTCGAATTGCCTGACAACAGCAGTACCATAATAGGTGATTGAGGCCCCTATCCTTGGCAAAACAGCATCATATTGAGAAAGACGTTTTTGCCGAAAATACAGATCAGGCATGCCCTGATCCAGATCTATGGCAAATTTCATGGTATTTAAGACCTTAACATCATGTCCCCGTTGCTGTGCAGCTTCACGAAGTCGGCGGGTGCTGTAGCTCTGGCCGTTGCATGAAAGAAGAGCGAGTTTCATAACCTTCCTTATTTTGTTAGGGTAGAATCTATTATTGCTCGTGTATGTACCTTGTTCTTGCGGCGCAGTCCAGCCCTTCCTGTCAATCGCAATCCGGAAAAACTACCAAATGACAGAGCAAGCTCTCCTCAGAGCAGCACAGGCAGCTCATCGCCTCCATCGCCCTGCATCAGCACGGCTGCCTTGCCCAGCTCAAAGGCAAAGGGGATGTCGCGACCGGCACCAACAGCCTTATAGAAGCCACTGGCAAAAGAGATTGCAGTGGTATCGGGTATAGCAGAAGACATACCGATGACGTGGGGAATATGCTCTTTGATGGCCTCAGCCTGGGCCAGGGAGTAGCAGGCATTGAGCAGCACGCACTGGACACTGTCCTTGAACAGGCGAAACAGGTTTGCCAGGGCTGCTGCGCTGACAAGTTTTGCAATACCTTGCCCGTCTTCCAGGCAGATGCCCTCTTGCTCTCCATGACCGGAGAAATGAACAATCTGCGGCCTGGTGTCCAGGATGGCCTGCATCAGGGTGTCCGAGGTGACTGCCCATTCCTGGGTGAGGTGGAGGAGGTCGCGTTCTTTTGCAAGCTTCAGGTCCGTAGATATTTGCCGCACCTCTTCGTCCAGGCGGAGGCGGGCCGTGTCCATCGGGTTTGCAGCGAGGAAAAGGATGGTTGTTTTGCCGGTGCTCGGAGAAGGTTCTTGCTCTGGCGCGCTTCCTCCTCCCTGCAATTCAGCCAGTTCCTGCTCTACCTGCTGGCGCTCCTGCTTCATCCTGGCAATATCACTCTCCATACGAAAGCGCTCTTCAGCACGGGTTTCAGCATTATATTGTTCCTCCACAAGAGCCAGTCTCTTGCTGATCCGCTCCCATTTGCTTTCTGCCTCTTTGATCTTGGCGGCGGTTATAAAATCAAGGGACATAATGTGCTCCTCTCTTCTTCATCTTCTTCTTTTTTCGGGTAGATGCGTCCCTGGTGAGAGTTGGGCTTTTAATATGCCTGGACGCCAAATTTCAGGAGTAACCGTGGCAGGATGTCGTCAAGATTCTGAACATCTTTATCTTCCAGCTCAATAAGATTGAATCCGTATTTCTGATATATTTCCTGCTTAATCTTTTTTCTGTTCAAATATTTCTCATCGTTTTCGTATCCCCAGTATTCTATATAGACCTTTCCTGTGGGGATATAAAAATCACTGTAGACATTCTCCTCCACAGGAAGCTTACGCTCATAGGCATGAACAATTTCAGCCATATACAACCAGTTATCGATCAACATTTCAGCTTTTGAACGTACAAAATGTCCATCGGTGGCACGATGTTTCGCTTCAAATTTCTCCCGGAAATCTGTTGTCTTTTGAGCCGCTCCGTTTCCCTGATTCTGTTCATTATCTTGTTCAGAATATGTCCCTTTTACATGATTAACTGTCTCGATAAGTGATTTTGAGTTCAACAGACTTGCTGGCCATTTCGCATAAGGCACCCCAGACCTTTGAGCTTCAGCCTGCTGCCCTCCCTGCCGCTTTCCATGCTCAGTAACCAACCATCCTTTCAGCCCTTTTTTAATCCAACCTATTTCCGAAAGGATAAAGTTAACTTTGTTCGCGGAAAGATCAAAATGCTTTCCTATCGCTGTCGAAGTGAGCATGTTTCCAGTACTTGAAGCAGGTTCCAGTAGTGATTCAGGTGTATCTTCATTTAACTCAAATGTTTCTGGCCATACGATATATTTCCCATATTTTTTGGACTCTTTGTATTCGCCCCCTCTCTCTTCCCCTTTTCGAGTCAAAATCCAAGCAGTTTCCTCTCGTTCAATCAATCCTTGCTCTGACAAAAGCGCAAAAAGGTCTTTTGGAGCCATTCCCTGCGATTTTGCCAACTGACTTGTGGATATTTTTTTCATTTCACGGACCTTTTAGTGATGATTTAAAGGAAAGTCTTAAGTAATACCGCAAAACTAACTCGACTCATTGGAGAAAAAAAGGACACTGTACCGTTAAGTGAGGTCGAGGCTATGTCAATAAAAACACAGCTAAAACCCGCCCCGCCTTTTAGAAAACTGCTCTTTTCTCACGCACAGCCTGTCCCGCCTGGGTCAAACGATAGCATTGCTTGGAACTACGCGGTTTATCTGGGATGGTCATCTCTATCAGGCCCGCATCCAGAGCCGGGCGGAGATAGAGCAACCGAAAATTCTTTTCCGCTTTCAAACCCAACTCTTCCTGAATCGCCCGACGATTCATCTCGCCCTCAAGCACTCCAAGCAGCTGCTGCACTTCGGGTGTCACTTCGGGTGTAACTTCGGGTGTAGATAGTTCCTCGCAGGCCGCTAACATAGCGGAAAGCATAAATTCAACAAAACAAGTGGACTCACCTTCACTATCGCTCTGGCGCAAGGCTCGATAATATTCCTCCTGTCGATCATGAACCACCGTTTCAATGGGAATGAAAAAGAAGATTGATCGCCATTGCCCCAAAATCAGGGTTTGCCAAAGCCGCCCCAGCCGACCATTAGCATCCATAAAGGGGTGAATGAATTCAAGCTCGTAATGAAACACTGAGCTGGCAACTAAGGGATGGAGGTCCGTCGTAGCCAACCAACTCAGCAGGGAGTTCAGAAGAGCAGGCAGGTTCTCAGCAGGAGGAGCCACATGAATCACCTCCCCCTGCCGCTTAATACCTACACTTCCGCGACGCAGTTTGCCGGGCTCGTCCAGGAGAGCCGTCATGAGCACGTTATGGGCCTCGCACAGATGCGCCAATTCTCCCGGTTGCCATTGCCCCAGCTGCTCATAGGCAAGAAAACTATTCCGCACCTCCTGCACTTCTTTCGGGGTCCCCAGCACTCGTTTACCGGCCAGCACTGCTGTTACCTGCTCTAGGCTCAGGGTGCTTCCCTCTATGGCAAGTGATGCCTGAACAGTACGGATGCGATTATCACGCCGCAAATGGGGCGCAACCTGTTGTTCTCGGTTAACCTGAAGGCGCCCCAAAACCTCGCCTACCTGCTCCACCAAATCAAGAATGCGCGAAGTCAGTGTAAAAGGCGGTGTATAGCTTTCCATGCCTTTATCGTCCAAGTCCTGCAATTTCAGCGACTACGCCAGATCCTTCCCAGCAAGGCCCTTCTTCGTCACCATCTTCAGCACCGCATAACCAGCAGCCCCGGAAATAAGAGAACCCAGGATAATACCGATCCGCTCATCAAAAACCTTTTCACCGCCCTGGAAAGCCAGCCCGCCGATAAAGAGGCTCATGGTGAAACCAATACCACAGAGCAGGGAGGCCCCGTAGAGATGGCCCCTTGTGATTTCCTTGGGCAATTGAGCAATCTTCAGTTTGAGGGCGAGGAAACAGAGGCCAAAGACGCCAAGCTGCTTACCAGCAACCAATCCAAGAGCAATCCCCAGCGGCACAGGATGGAGCACCTGATCCATGCCCACGCCTTTCAAATTAAGGCCGGAATTGGCAAAGGCAAAGACCGGCAGGATAAAGTATGCAACAACGGTGTGGAGACTATGCTCAAGACTTTTCAGGGGGGAGATCTCAGGGTTCTTCTTCGAGGAAAGCGGAATGAACATCGCCAGCAGCACACCAGCAATAGTGGCATGGACCCCGGATTTCAGGGTAGCAAACCACATGATCGCACCAACCAGCAGATAAGGCGCCTTGGCAGACACCTGCATCCGGTTCAGCACAGCCAGCACGACCACACAGCCAGCCACCCCAGCCAGAGGTACGGTAAAGATCTCACTGGTGTAAAAAAAGGCGATAATCAGCACTGCGCCAAGATCGTCAAAAATCGCCAGAGAGGTCAAGAAGACCTTTAAGGAATTAGGCACCCCGGAGCCGAGGAGGGTCAGTACGCCCAAGGCAAAGGCAATATCTGTTGCTGTGGGAACAGCCCATCCCCGCATGGCCATAGCATCACCGGTATTCAAAGCAGTATAGATAAGCGCAGGAATCAACATCCCGCCTATGGCTCCAACCACAGGGAGCATGATGTTCTGGCTGTCAGAGAGCTCACCTTCCAGTATCTCTCGTTTTAATTCCAGGCCAACCAGGAAGAAAAAAATCGCCATCAATCCGTCATTCACAAGATGATGGAGTGAGAGGTTTAACCCTATCTCCTGAATTCCAGGTATCCAGACCAGGGGATAAAGATGGAGTATCCCCTCATAGAGATGATTCACGCCGGGAATATTGGCAGAGATTACAGCCAGGGCCGCAGCAAACATAAGGAGAATCCCCCCGGCTGCCTCCATCTTCAAAAACTCACTGATAAATGCTGTCGCCTTCTCCTTCATACTCCTCCTCCTTTAGAAAACTGTTCTCCCTAGCTACCCCAGCTCAGCCATCCCAGCTTCTTTATGATAATAGTAGAGGTATTATCCCTTGTAATTTCCTGACCTGTCAAGTTGGAAACAGGGAGAAGAAGTCAGTTATTATGGAGTATCAAACATAAAAAAAATCCTGACAAACTCCATTAGACAGCTACCACACGTACAATTTTTTGAATTGTAACAAAACGATAGAAAAGACTTTTTTTTCTTGACCAACACCTACCCATGCGCTACTTTAAAATAAATGATAATCATTATCAATAAAGGGAGGCGTACAGATGAAAAAAGATAATCTGTTTTTAATATTGACCATCTTGCTGGTATCATACGCTCTCTGGGCTTCAGCTGCACTCGCTGGCCCAGGAGACCACCATCTACCTGATGTCTCGGCATTAACTATAGAAGAAGCTGAAGCAAAATATGGAGTAGGATCTGGATACGAGCACCCATTGCTCTTTGAAGTGAATACGGAACTTGGCCCTAAAAACTGTGTATCAATAGGCCCTGACTGCAGTAAGGCGTGCCCAACACCAAAAATCTACTATCAATCACCGCACCACTACCTCAACAGGGATGGAAGCAGCACAATACGAGTGGATATTTATTTTGACAACAATGAGACAATAACCTCAAGGGATCCATCATGCTGAAGGGATCCCCTCCTGGTACTGCATAATAACACCCATCCCTCCCCTCCGGGGAGGGGCAACAAAACATGAAAGTACTGGGTGACTCCAAGGAATCACCCAGTACTTTCATTGTCCACGCAGCCCAGTTCTCCAGCTGCCCCCCCCTCAACTCTCCAAAAGCCCAAGGACCATCCCGGCCTCTGCTGTTTCAGAAGCCAGGGTTACGGAGGATTCATCTTGAGAAGCAAAGGTCTCAAGAAAAAGCTGCTGGGGCCTTACCTCAGAAAGAAAATACAGGGTCAGGGTACAGCGCCCGTGTTCCTTTTCTGGATAATGTCCTTCCAGCAGATCAATCCACGCCTCTTGCATGTCTTCTGAAAAAGCCGACGCTGCTGACGCCGTCAGGAATGCTCTGATTGCAGCAATCAACGCACCTGCCTCTTCCTGAAAATGCTCTCGCCGGAGGAAGGCTCCATCCTCCTCAGAATAAAAGCCGGGCAGAGGAAGAATCAGCAACGGTTTCGCTGGCGAGGAATGCCCCTGCCGGTACTGTTCCAGCAGGGCCTCAACTGCATCCGGGCTGCGACTGATAAAGGCAGTACCTGCAAATGATTGCTGATGAAGGGCAAAGAGACGGCTCCAGGCCTTGAGACGCAACCGTTGTTGTTGAAAGGGAATCTCATCGCCTGGACCACTGGTTGGCAGCTCAAGATCTGGCAGGTCTCCGTCCTCTTCCCTGCGCAGCTCCCTGAACAACATTTCCTGCTGTTGCCTCATTCTATCCAGGTTCCGGCGGATCTCTGCCTGATTGCGATCCATGGACTCACCAAGCTTGAGCAGCAACCTCGCCTGCCAGAGGCGTACAGAAAAAACGTTCTTTTCTTGCCCCTTTTCCGGTTCAGGAGTATGTTCCCCAGAACCTGCTCGGATACCGCTCTGCTGCAGCAGGGTATCTATGATGGAGTGCTCGCGTTCATCCTCCCGCACAACGTGACCAAGGCCAGCTGAGAGGTTACCAAGATGACCTGCATAATCCTCAGGCCGTAAGCGGATATCCTGAAGGAGCGCAAGAAAACGTTCCCGGTCTTCTCCAAGCGGAGCCGGACAGGTATAGGCAATGCATCTGCTGCGCTCCTGCTGGCCCAACATCTCGCGTACCAACGGAGTATCTGCTTCGGGCAGATCATCCTCAACCGGTCTCAGAAAAAGGACCTGCGTAAAAAGCAGGGGCAAGGGCAAGACCACACCATCGTCAGGCAGAACATC is from Candidatus Electrothrix sp. GW3-4 and encodes:
- a CDS encoding DUF533 domain-containing protein; its protein translation is MDVEKLLGKLLHEVTGSGGNQFKKKYKKYNKKHKHKGKDKYYRQNSASHHVAKKSSLLDNLTGNLTSGKGLLTAIGLGVGAYEIYRTSKQASQRQTTGGGGMQYNPQASPAQVATTPPPPPPTGMPQEQALNAAAQEQVRPQESIAVAPLQTGLNEQEVARRLIQVMVGAAHADGRLDSEEEKAILDRLRSAELGQEEKMFLLEELQHPCAIAELTQGIEDTRLGQAMYAVAASAVIIDTESERRWFDELGSSLGLSSEVCQFIEENQ
- a CDS encoding succinylglutamate desuccinylase/aspartoacylase family protein, coding for MNRPDSRTAMFDWFGETIAPGEAGNVQLAVGESYSSMTVDIQIHIRRAKEEGPVVFVTGALHGDEINGCGAIRQLIQDDDLQIERGALVLIPVLNVLAFERHSRYLPDRRDLNRSFPGLADGSLASRMAFTIFHEIVMRSDYGIDLHTASVRRTNYPTVRGDLTDRHVRRLAEAFGAEIIVNSKGPKSSFRREACSAGCPTIIMEGGEVWKVEPGIVETAVRGVKNILRELHMLEGRIESPAYQIVLEKSKWIRAERGGFLDFHIKPGDIVEKGQPIATSSTILGEDQSTLYAPFNGVVIGMTSLPAISPGEPICNLGKLPRKYSPEKLARLRAREDGLEQQVLDDLGTNVLVTEPPENVAEP
- a CDS encoding RimK family alpha-L-glutamate ligase; the encoded protein is MKLALLSCNGQSYSTRRLREAAQQRGHDVKVLNTMKFAIDLDQGMPDLYFRQKRLSQYDAVLPRIGASITYYGTAVVRQFEQMDVFCANSSASIANSRDKLRSLQILSRHSIGIPKTTFVRDKKDVLPAIERVGGAPVVIKLIEGTQGIGVILADTLSTAAGIVELLQSQKQSVLIQKFVKESKGRDIRAFVVGDRVVGAMRRVAQGQEFRSNVHRGGITEPVVLDELYTETAVRAAQILGLRVAGVDLLEGKDGPQIMEVNSSPGLEGIEGCTQLDIAGSIIDYIAAQVNFPEIDLRQRLTVSRGYGVAEIHIPERSEYIGKTIHESRLREKDIVVLTLHRNAKVIPNPKSERELFAGDRLLCFGKLELMRDMTPKKVRRKQQPKVKNLPELPVADEVYKESGTIDSVFIHTETDMIDHE
- a CDS encoding CHAT domain-containing protein, giving the protein MSLDFITAAKIKEAESKWERISKRLALVEEQYNAETRAEERFRMESDIARMKQERQQVEQELAELQGGGSAPEQEPSPSTGKTTILFLAANPMDTARLRLDEEVRQISTDLKLAKERDLLHLTQEWAVTSDTLMQAILDTRPQIVHFSGHGEQEGICLEDGQGIAKLVSAAALANLFRLFKDSVQCVLLNACYSLAQAEAIKEHIPHVIGMSSAIPDTTAISFASGFYKAVGAGRDIPFAFELGKAAVLMQGDGGDELPVLL
- a CDS encoding Fic family protein; this encodes MESYTPPFTLTSRILDLVEQVGEVLGRLQVNREQQVAPHLRRDNRIRTVQASLAIEGSTLSLEQVTAVLAGKRVLGTPKEVQEVRNSFLAYEQLGQWQPGELAHLCEAHNVLMTALLDEPGKLRRGSVGIKRQGEVIHVAPPAENLPALLNSLLSWLATTDLHPLVASSVFHYELEFIHPFMDANGRLGRLWQTLILGQWRSIFFFIPIETVVHDRQEEYYRALRQSDSEGESTCFVEFMLSAMLAACEELSTPEVTPEVTPEVQQLLGVLEGEMNRRAIQEELGLKAEKNFRLLYLRPALDAGLIEMTIPDKPRSSKQCYRLTQAGQAVREKRAVF
- the nhaA gene encoding Na+/H+ antiporter NhaA → MKEKATAFISEFLKMEAAGGILLMFAAALAVISANIPGVNHLYEGILHLYPLVWIPGIQEIGLNLSLHHLVNDGLMAIFFFLVGLELKREILEGELSDSQNIMLPVVGAIGGMLIPALIYTALNTGDAMAMRGWAVPTATDIAFALGVLTLLGSGVPNSLKVFLTSLAIFDDLGAVLIIAFFYTSEIFTVPLAGVAGCVVVLAVLNRMQVSAKAPYLLVGAIMWFATLKSGVHATIAGVLLAMFIPLSSKKNPEISPLKSLEHSLHTVVAYFILPVFAFANSGLNLKGVGMDQVLHPVPLGIALGLVAGKQLGVFGLCFLALKLKIAQLPKEITRGHLYGASLLCGIGFTMSLFIGGLAFQGGEKVFDERIGIILGSLISGAAGYAVLKMVTKKGLAGKDLA